One Verrucomicrobiaceae bacterium genomic window carries:
- a CDS encoding winged helix-turn-helix transcriptional regulator, translating into MPARKTFDCLSAMRALGEPTRLRLVRQLISGAKPVTELCEKLHVTPYNVSKHLRVLKEAGLLEVEKQGQQRIYALAAAFREKLSNNAKTLDLGCCQFHFDKLPE; encoded by the coding sequence ATGCCTGCCCGCAAAACCTTCGACTGCCTTAGCGCCATGCGTGCGCTGGGTGAGCCGACGCGTCTGCGCCTCGTGCGCCAGCTCATCAGCGGAGCGAAGCCCGTCACCGAGCTGTGCGAAAAACTTCACGTCACGCCCTACAACGTTTCCAAGCACCTCCGCGTGCTGAAAGAAGCCGGACTCCTCGAAGTCGAAAAACAAGGCCAGCAGCGCATCTACGCCCTCGCCGCCGCCTTTCGTGAGAAGCTCTCGAACAACGCCAAGACGCTCGATCTCGGCTGCTGCCAGTTTCATTTCGACAAGCTGCCAGAGTGA
- a CDS encoding cobalamin biosynthesis protein P47K, which translates to MIGGFLGAGKTTTVGRLARYLSDQGLKVGLITNDQAGGLVDTKLLRGQGYATEEIAGGCFCCRFNTLVDAASKLTNSTKPDVFIAEPVGSCTDLVATVTYPLRRMYGDAFTIAPLSVLVDPIRARRVFGLDDGGTFSSKVAYIFKKQLEEADIIVISKSDLIDETQREELRAVLTKEFPLAKVVTASPRQETGLDELFACLMTDEQARRNPMAVDYEVYADGEALLGWLNATVTLKSDDEFEANDFLKKLATHVQGRLQLAGVEIAHFKMTFSPDDGIAGELASINLVRSDYVAELGMELDEPSTGGQLIINLRAEADPASLMEAVKAGVEATAAQFFGLKATLDHEEHFRPGKPTPTHRDGEVVMETKGGCKPGSGC; encoded by the coding sequence ATGATCGGAGGCTTCCTCGGAGCCGGTAAAACGACCACCGTCGGACGGTTGGCGCGGTATTTGAGCGATCAGGGCCTCAAAGTCGGCCTCATCACGAATGATCAGGCGGGTGGCCTCGTGGACACGAAGCTGCTGCGCGGCCAGGGCTATGCGACGGAGGAAATCGCGGGCGGCTGCTTCTGCTGCCGCTTCAACACGCTGGTGGATGCTGCGAGCAAGCTCACGAACAGCACGAAGCCGGATGTCTTTATCGCGGAGCCAGTGGGAAGCTGCACCGACCTCGTCGCCACGGTGACGTATCCGCTGCGCCGCATGTATGGCGATGCCTTCACCATCGCGCCGCTCAGTGTGCTGGTGGACCCGATCCGCGCCCGGCGTGTGTTCGGCCTCGATGACGGCGGCACCTTCTCCTCCAAAGTGGCCTACATCTTCAAAAAACAGCTCGAAGAGGCCGACATTATCGTCATCAGCAAAAGTGATCTCATCGACGAAACGCAGCGCGAGGAGCTGCGAGCCGTTTTGACGAAGGAATTCCCGCTCGCGAAGGTCGTCACGGCTTCGCCACGTCAGGAAACCGGTCTCGACGAGCTTTTCGCATGCCTCATGACTGACGAGCAAGCGCGGCGCAATCCGATGGCCGTCGATTACGAAGTCTATGCCGATGGCGAAGCTCTCCTCGGCTGGCTGAATGCCACCGTCACGCTGAAATCGGACGATGAGTTCGAAGCGAACGACTTCCTCAAAAAGCTCGCCACGCATGTACAGGGCCGCTTGCAGCTCGCCGGCGTCGAGATCGCCCATTTCAAGATGACCTTCAGTCCCGATGACGGCATCGCGGGCGAACTGGCGAGCATCAATCTCGTGCGCAGCGATTACGTGGCCGAACTCGGCATGGAACTCGACGAACCGAGCACTGGAGGCCAGCTCATCATCAATCTGCGTGCCGAGGCCGATCCCGCGTCGCTCATGGAAGCCGTGAAAGCCGGCGTCGAAGCCACCGCCGCGCAATTCTTCGGCCTCAAAGCCACGCTCGATCACGAAGAGCACTTCCGTCCGGGCAAACCGACGCCGACGCATCGCGACGGCGAAGTGGTGATGGAAACCAAAGGCGGCTGCAAACCCGGCAGCGGCTGCTGA
- a CDS encoding IS1380 family transposase, with the protein MVNLPIEYSDKPVTPFGGMALMKRFVDQTGIREHLATLDLPQGGSNRAYDPVQIIESFWLGIWTGASRYIHCDWLRQDQTLAAIFGYESLPSQSTYSRFFGKFSHARNTVVFPALQKWFFAQINVGAVTVDFDSTVITRDGSQEGAAKGYNPNRKGRNSHHPLMAFISQTRMVANAWLRPGNTAACSNCVEFMRETFDEALAGVKVGLVRGDSGFYTDEILSALEERSLKYIIAARAYSNIKNEVHGMKDWVEICPGIAVKEWRHQPADSKAKARRHIVVRKQISRRPQAGGKLLFDDLPDYRFSLYVTNLDLPLDQIWNIYNTRADCENRIKELKQDFGLDAFCLQDFWATEASFRFIMVAYNLMSLFRHFGLNSHNQATLATLRSYCFAIGGWVRQHARKRVLKLSLPGKKRPWMDAIFRQIEARPPPFAYSIA; encoded by the coding sequence ATGGTGAATCTACCGATTGAATACTCCGACAAGCCTGTGACGCCCTTTGGCGGCATGGCGTTGATGAAGCGTTTTGTGGATCAGACTGGTATCCGCGAACATCTGGCCACCTTGGATCTGCCTCAAGGCGGGTCGAATCGAGCGTATGATCCGGTGCAGATCATTGAAAGCTTTTGGCTTGGCATCTGGACGGGGGCTAGCCGCTACATCCACTGCGATTGGTTGCGCCAGGATCAAACGCTTGCAGCCATTTTTGGCTATGAGAGCCTGCCAAGCCAAAGCACCTACAGCCGGTTCTTCGGCAAGTTCTCTCATGCGCGCAACACGGTGGTGTTCCCAGCCTTACAGAAGTGGTTCTTTGCGCAAATCAACGTGGGAGCAGTGACGGTGGACTTCGACAGCACGGTCATCACGCGCGATGGCAGCCAGGAAGGCGCTGCCAAGGGCTACAACCCCAACCGCAAAGGGCGCAACTCGCACCATCCGCTCATGGCCTTCATCAGTCAGACACGGATGGTGGCCAATGCGTGGCTGCGCCCGGGCAACACGGCAGCGTGCTCCAATTGCGTCGAGTTCATGCGCGAGACTTTCGATGAGGCGCTCGCGGGAGTGAAGGTGGGCCTCGTGCGTGGCGACAGCGGTTTTTATACTGACGAAATCCTGAGCGCGTTGGAAGAGCGCAGCCTCAAGTACATCATCGCCGCGCGGGCCTACTCCAACATCAAGAACGAGGTCCACGGCATGAAGGACTGGGTGGAAATCTGCCCTGGCATCGCAGTCAAAGAGTGGCGGCATCAGCCAGCCGATTCGAAGGCCAAGGCGCGTCGGCACATTGTGGTGCGTAAGCAGATCAGTCGCCGTCCACAGGCCGGAGGCAAGCTGCTCTTCGACGACCTGCCCGACTACCGCTTTAGCCTGTATGTGACCAATCTCGACCTGCCGCTCGATCAGATATGGAACATCTACAACACTCGGGCCGACTGCGAGAACAGGATCAAGGAGTTGAAGCAAGACTTCGGCCTCGACGCGTTCTGCCTGCAGGACTTTTGGGCGACGGAGGCCTCGTTCCGCTTCATCATGGTAGCCTATAATCTGATGAGTCTGTTCCGGCATTTTGGACTCAACAGTCACAATCAAGCCACCTTGGCGACGCTGCGATCCTATTGCTTTGCAATAGGCGGTTGGGTCAGACAACACGCTCGAAAGCGAGTGCTCAAGCTCTCACTGCCTGGCAAAAAACGTCCCTGGATGGACGCTATCTTCCGCCAAATCGAGGCTCGCCCACCGCCGTTCGCTTACTCAATTGCATAA
- the nuoF gene encoding NADH-quinone oxidoreductase subunit NuoF, giving the protein MSSISYLPGKQPHPREHRLIFKNVDRVGWNTSIDCAIADGGYEMLKKALKMERSAITNEVKASGLRGRGGAGFPTGVKWGFIPPTNTKPVYLICNADESEPGTFKDRYILHQDPHQLIEGMTIACFAVGAKLAYIYIREEFPQAAIIVEKAIAEAHEKGFLGKNIQGSGFDCEIYVHRGAGAYICGEETGLIESLEGKRPYPRIKPPYFPAALGLYMSPTIVNNVESLCHVKHILQMGGAEYAKLGTPNNTGTRILCVSGDVQKPGYYEIQVGKLTMGEVINDLCGGLKPGRKLKAIIPGGSSAKVLRADEKFKMKDGRELTIMDIPMDFDTMAACGTMAGSGGVIIMDDSRSMTWVINNLNNFYAHESCGQCTPCREGSLWMKKISDRIVSGNASPDDVDTLEQVAVQIDGRTICAFGEASAWPTQSFVRKFRDELKADCKADLAGKIVNNEGKVASAGLA; this is encoded by the coding sequence ATGTCCTCCATCTCGTATCTCCCCGGCAAACAGCCCCACCCACGCGAACACCGCCTCATCTTCAAAAACGTCGATCGTGTCGGCTGGAATACCTCCATCGACTGCGCCATCGCCGACGGCGGCTACGAGATGCTCAAAAAAGCCCTCAAGATGGAGCGCAGCGCCATCACCAATGAAGTGAAGGCCAGCGGCCTCCGTGGCCGTGGCGGCGCAGGCTTCCCCACCGGCGTGAAATGGGGCTTCATCCCGCCCACCAATACCAAGCCCGTCTATCTCATCTGCAACGCCGATGAATCCGAGCCCGGCACCTTCAAAGACCGCTACATCCTTCATCAAGACCCGCATCAGCTCATCGAGGGCATGACCATCGCCTGCTTCGCCGTCGGGGCCAAGCTCGCCTACATCTACATCCGCGAAGAATTCCCCCAGGCCGCCATCATCGTCGAAAAAGCCATCGCAGAGGCCCACGAAAAAGGCTTCCTCGGCAAAAACATCCAGGGCAGCGGCTTCGACTGCGAAATCTACGTCCACCGCGGTGCCGGAGCCTACATCTGCGGCGAAGAGACCGGCCTCATCGAGTCCCTCGAAGGCAAGCGCCCCTACCCACGCATCAAGCCGCCCTATTTCCCCGCCGCACTCGGCCTCTACATGAGCCCCACCATCGTCAACAACGTGGAAAGCCTCTGCCATGTGAAGCACATCCTGCAAATGGGCGGCGCCGAATACGCCAAGCTCGGCACCCCCAACAACACAGGCACCCGCATCCTATGCGTCTCCGGCGACGTGCAAAAACCCGGCTACTACGAAATCCAAGTCGGCAAGCTCACCATGGGCGAGGTCATCAACGACCTCTGCGGCGGCCTCAAACCCGGTCGCAAGCTCAAAGCCATCATCCCCGGCGGCAGCTCCGCCAAAGTCCTGCGAGCCGATGAGAAATTCAAAATGAAGGACGGCCGCGAACTCACCATCATGGACATCCCCATGGACTTCGACACCATGGCCGCCTGCGGCACCATGGCCGGCTCTGGCGGCGTCATCATCATGGATGACTCCCGCAGCATGACCTGGGTCATCAACAACCTGAACAACTTCTACGCCCACGAGAGCTGCGGCCAATGCACCCCCTGCCGTGAAGGCAGCCTGTGGATGAAAAAGATCAGCGACCGCATCGTCTCCGGCAACGCCAGCCCCGACGACGTGGACACCCTGGAGCAAGTCGCCGTGCAAATCGACGGCCGCACCATCTGCGCCTTCGGCGAAGCCTCCGCCTGGCCCACCCAGTCCTTCGTCCGCAAATTCCGCGACGAACTCAAAGCCGACTGCAAAGCCGACCTCGCCGGAAAGATCGTGAATAACGAGGGTAAGGTGGCTTCGGCGGGCTTGGCTTGA
- the lysA gene encoding diaminopimelate decarboxylase, with protein MHRFHYQNDRLHCENIDLGSLATTHGTPLYVYSKGTITDHFTRLDAALAPLNHLVCYAVKANSNLAVLSTIAKLGGGFDIVSAGELFRVIKAGGDPSKCTFAGVGKTRDEIIYALNQGIYCFNAESEAELRYIDRIAGELGKKAPVAVRVNPNVDAKTHAKITTGKSENKFGIDFDQIIDVYARIAAECPNLIIRGLQMHIGSQLTTVDPFVEAVQKVIPLVKTIQERHRIEFFSIGGGIGINYRQSLDSGPDTWWQQNAETHPLTVQAYAQAVVPLLTPLGLRILCEPGRFMVGNAGVLLTSVLYEKRGSAKTFKIVDAGMNDLIRPTLYEGWHQIVPVQKPADAKTELADVVGPICESGDFLAQNREMAPVQAGDVLAVMSAGAYGFTMASNYNTRPLPAEILVDGDKATLVRERQSLDDVIRGEHTA; from the coding sequence ATGCACCGCTTCCATTACCAAAACGACCGCCTTCATTGCGAGAATATTGACCTCGGCTCCTTAGCGACCACGCACGGCACTCCGCTGTATGTTTATAGCAAAGGTACCATCACCGATCACTTCACACGCCTCGATGCAGCCCTCGCTCCGCTGAACCACCTTGTCTGCTACGCCGTCAAAGCGAACTCCAACCTCGCCGTGCTCTCCACCATCGCCAAGCTCGGCGGCGGCTTCGACATCGTCTCCGCAGGCGAGCTCTTCCGCGTCATCAAAGCCGGTGGCGATCCCTCCAAATGCACCTTCGCAGGCGTCGGCAAGACACGCGACGAAATCATCTACGCACTCAACCAGGGCATCTACTGCTTCAATGCCGAGTCCGAGGCAGAGCTCCGCTACATCGACCGCATCGCCGGTGAACTCGGCAAAAAAGCCCCCGTCGCCGTCCGTGTGAATCCCAATGTGGATGCCAAAACCCACGCCAAAATCACCACCGGCAAAAGCGAGAACAAATTCGGCATCGACTTCGATCAGATCATCGACGTTTACGCACGCATCGCTGCCGAGTGCCCGAATCTCATCATCCGCGGCCTCCAGATGCACATCGGCTCCCAGCTCACCACCGTCGATCCCTTTGTCGAGGCCGTGCAAAAAGTCATCCCACTGGTCAAAACCATCCAGGAGCGGCACCGCATCGAGTTCTTCAGCATCGGCGGCGGCATCGGCATCAATTACCGCCAGTCGCTCGACTCCGGCCCAGACACCTGGTGGCAACAAAACGCCGAAACTCACCCACTCACCGTCCAGGCCTACGCACAGGCTGTGGTGCCACTCTTGACCCCACTGGGCCTACGCATCCTCTGTGAGCCCGGACGCTTCATGGTCGGCAATGCCGGCGTCCTCCTCACCTCCGTGCTCTACGAGAAACGCGGCAGCGCCAAGACCTTCAAAATCGTCGATGCAGGCATGAATGACCTCATCCGCCCCACCCTCTACGAAGGCTGGCACCAGATCGTCCCCGTCCAAAAGCCCGCCGATGCAAAAACCGAGCTCGCCGATGTCGTCGGCCCCATCTGCGAAAGTGGCGACTTCCTCGCCCAGAACCGCGAGATGGCCCCCGTGCAGGCAGGCGACGTACTCGCCGTCATGAGCGCTGGAGCCTACGGCTTCACCATGGCATCGAACTACAACACCCGCCCACTTCCCGCCGAAATCCTCGTCGATGGCGACAAGGCCACCCTCGTCCGCGAGCGGCAGTCCCTCGATGATGTCATCCGTGGCGAGCACACCGCCTGA
- a CDS encoding transglutaminase domain-containing protein, translating to MKSKLLTICIALVIMATATLYALHAGWLTGWKMRLSEFLNFSSSSYSEARFKVESLDQVNYSRVATKLEPLRVDPELEAWLAKNYENLDLTDLNKVTSKVQEGMPRYFRVSICSASSPSLKDLLEKFHEYRHAEQADMTHLAIAIRKRAAGLMYEALMVQGQRLDDFTPEALTKSNGTQPFYSVCVHCKQPHFMHLSRQQRSMALECPKCARKYAVIASDSKGTFHYVNEFLTGYSPPATFAKNESRIQKLFTIWSAVHDHCRYTNDPGASDSKYASKNHLDSWQFADETQRLRTGDCEDSTIFLADWLLSLGYQVRVALGRYGDLGGHAWCVVKIEDKEYLLESTEGRPDPVDPPLISRVGSRYVPEVLFDRFAIYVPSSANRVWNGDYWKNSNWVKVEPRTDINRDPLLANGNRAERDIARSILRSSTSVNGAYRVGNPSGTSTSIQTSLGMDLGDVPGGSTDWKVSRIPRRE from the coding sequence ATGAAATCGAAGTTGCTCACCATTTGCATCGCCTTGGTCATCATGGCCACGGCGACGCTCTATGCCCTCCATGCGGGCTGGCTGACCGGCTGGAAAATGCGGCTTTCCGAGTTCCTTAATTTCTCCAGCAGCTCCTACTCGGAGGCTCGATTTAAGGTGGAGTCTCTCGACCAGGTGAATTACTCACGCGTCGCTACCAAATTGGAGCCACTGCGGGTCGATCCCGAGCTGGAAGCATGGCTCGCGAAGAATTACGAAAACCTCGACCTCACTGACCTCAACAAAGTCACGAGCAAGGTGCAGGAGGGCATGCCACGATACTTCCGTGTCTCCATTTGCAGTGCCTCCAGCCCGAGCCTGAAGGACTTGCTGGAAAAATTCCACGAATACCGCCACGCAGAGCAGGCAGACATGACACATCTGGCCATCGCCATCCGCAAACGTGCCGCAGGGCTCATGTACGAGGCCCTCATGGTCCAAGGCCAGCGCCTAGATGACTTCACGCCAGAGGCACTGACGAAGTCGAATGGCACACAGCCATTTTACAGTGTGTGCGTTCACTGCAAGCAGCCACACTTCATGCATCTCTCCCGCCAGCAGCGCAGCATGGCTCTGGAGTGCCCCAAATGTGCTCGTAAATATGCCGTCATCGCATCAGACTCGAAAGGGACATTTCATTACGTGAATGAATTCCTCACCGGCTACTCCCCACCAGCCACCTTCGCGAAAAACGAATCCCGTATCCAGAAGCTCTTCACCATCTGGTCCGCAGTGCATGACCACTGCCGCTATACGAATGATCCAGGTGCCTCTGACTCCAAATACGCCAGCAAAAACCATCTCGACTCCTGGCAATTCGCGGATGAAACCCAGCGCCTCCGCACGGGGGACTGTGAAGACTCCACCATCTTTCTCGCGGACTGGCTCCTCTCCCTCGGCTACCAGGTCCGAGTCGCTCTCGGACGCTACGGCGACCTCGGCGGGCACGCTTGGTGCGTGGTGAAAATCGAAGACAAAGAATACCTGCTCGAATCCACCGAGGGCCGCCCCGACCCGGTCGATCCGCCGCTCATCAGTCGTGTCGGCAGCCGCTACGTGCCGGAGGTGCTTTTTGACCGCTTCGCCATCTACGTCCCCAGCTCTGCCAACCGCGTCTGGAACGGCGATTACTGGAAAAACTCCAATTGGGTCAAAGTCGAGCCCCGCACCGACATCAATCGCGATCCGCTCCTCGCCAATGGCAACCGGGCCGAGCGAGACATCGCCCGCAGCATTTTGCGCTCATCCACCTCCGTCAATGGCGCTTACCGCGTGGGGAATCCCTCCGGCACCTCCACCAGCATCCAGACCTCTCTCGGCATGGATTTGGGCGATGTCCCTGGTGGATCGACCGACTGGAAGGTCTCACGCATTCCGCGTCGTGAGTGA
- a CDS encoding ThuA domain-containing protein, with the protein MKRLLSLFLATAASLTSIRAADHVVYEPAGEAKGKHIVLLAGDEEYRSEEALPMLGKILSQHHGYKCTVLFSVDKDGLIDPGAGKSLTHPESLDSADAVVLLLRFRHWDDATSKKFADAVNRGIPVIGLRTSTHAFNGYPKESPYAAWNFGNNGGWGRQVLGETWVSHWGKHKVEATKGILEAANATHPVLHGISGLFGNTDVYEAAPPADATILARGQVLQGMTADTAPAKYTKKTQAKVDQDVNSPMMPVVWTREVKNESGSTNKVLCTTMGAATDLTDEGLRRLVVNGIYWGLGLEVPEKAKVDIVGAYEPTMYGFKGNKQGLKPDDFALGK; encoded by the coding sequence ATGAAACGCCTCCTATCCCTCTTCCTCGCCACTGCTGCATCGCTCACTTCGATCCGAGCCGCTGACCATGTCGTCTATGAACCTGCGGGTGAGGCGAAGGGGAAGCACATCGTGCTTCTCGCTGGAGATGAAGAGTATCGTAGCGAAGAAGCTCTGCCGATGCTGGGCAAGATCCTCAGCCAACATCATGGCTATAAATGCACGGTGCTCTTCAGTGTCGATAAGGATGGCCTCATCGACCCCGGTGCTGGGAAAAGCCTGACTCACCCCGAGTCGCTCGATAGCGCGGATGCAGTGGTGCTGCTGCTGCGCTTCCGCCATTGGGATGATGCGACGAGCAAAAAATTCGCCGATGCGGTCAATCGTGGCATCCCAGTGATCGGGCTACGTACCAGCACGCATGCCTTCAATGGCTATCCGAAGGAAAGCCCGTATGCGGCGTGGAATTTCGGCAACAATGGCGGCTGGGGCCGCCAAGTGCTCGGAGAGACTTGGGTGAGCCATTGGGGCAAACACAAGGTGGAAGCGACCAAGGGCATCCTAGAGGCTGCGAACGCCACCCACCCCGTGCTGCATGGCATCAGTGGTCTCTTTGGCAATACAGATGTCTATGAGGCTGCTCCTCCTGCGGATGCGACGATCCTCGCTCGTGGCCAAGTCCTCCAGGGCATGACAGCGGATACCGCCCCAGCGAAATATACGAAGAAGACCCAAGCCAAAGTCGATCAAGATGTGAACTCGCCCATGATGCCTGTGGTCTGGACACGCGAGGTGAAGAATGAGTCCGGTAGCACGAACAAAGTGCTCTGCACCACGATGGGTGCTGCCACGGACCTGACCGACGAAGGCCTGCGCCGCCTGGTGGTCAATGGCATCTACTGGGGCCTGGGGCTCGAAGTGCCAGAGAAGGCCAAGGTGGACATCGTCGGTGCTTACGAGCCCACGATGTATGGCTTCAAAGGCAATAAACAGGGCCTGAAGCCTGATGATTTCGCACTCGGGAAATAA
- a CDS encoding FHA domain-containing protein yields MPYLAFNLNDGNEFVFDILEDRLTIGRDAKNDIVIDNTYISSFHAEFLKQPDGGYELVDLKSSNGTFVNGRRIERSRVKGSDRIMFGQLDSRFRDRAPKGLAPIGDSKAVAAPKHDTTRTDGRSGDTESIPVREKQDTGKIEPTKPVVQRQSVPPPPAGSRPPGPPPPPPASFPAPAFVAPAPDPALQKQAAELREEIDKLRQQRDAARIDAEVEQKRRDELRSLDATLDLRRKELADTQTTLSTAKSESSDLAKQLQAARVELDAAKAATARQDQVRRDLSNLDSKLDSTRTLLTKAESDLATAQKSLHTMHSDAEAKRHAAIAATEAKLTALATQIVAAETRFTELSSQNSAASAAALNFQQLTDKTKSLESSLTAKSDEIASADQKLAALTAQITATEEKLTSLTRRTAEAEKSEADILAKRSTELQTLETRLAAKQDELSTLTRQLAEKNTESATRSTQLDQLTASVAETDSQRKNAAETLTRLTADISTAEQKLAALTASTTEAQKSESELKSKRSAEVQALEAQLATQQNELARLAEAHRAKTAETQTAEARSRELEKQLGSLEATLKTKQTDLAALEARSTEAATAAEKLAGLQSQITSSEKHLADLARRTSEAQKTDAEVQSKRSAEVQALEAQLATQQNELARLAEDHRAKTAETQTAETRSRELEKQLSSLEATLKTKQTDLAALEARSTEAATAAEKLAGLQSQITSSEARLADLARRTSEAQKSDAEVQSKRSAEVHALNSQLVSKQTDLSNLDKKLAELTTTLKNTESAITRREDESAAAAQKLTSLAAQITASEQKAAALSEVEKRLTDLQAKLQSTEATLTLKNTEATAAEKTHRAANTHCPSRAKKRCIGRIRGKTRLPHPTARNTPRHPFSNRDHSRST; encoded by the coding sequence ATGCCGTATCTGGCCTTCAACCTCAACGATGGAAATGAATTCGTCTTCGATATCCTCGAAGACCGCCTCACTATAGGTCGCGATGCCAAAAACGACATCGTCATCGACAACACCTACATTTCCAGCTTTCACGCAGAGTTCCTCAAGCAACCAGATGGTGGTTACGAACTCGTCGATCTAAAGTCCTCCAACGGCACCTTCGTCAATGGCCGCCGCATCGAGCGCTCCCGCGTCAAAGGCAGCGACCGCATCATGTTCGGCCAGCTCGATAGCCGCTTCCGTGATCGTGCTCCGAAAGGACTCGCCCCCATCGGCGACTCCAAGGCTGTCGCCGCTCCGAAGCACGATACCACCCGCACCGATGGCCGCAGTGGCGACACCGAAAGCATCCCCGTCCGCGAAAAGCAGGACACCGGCAAAATCGAGCCCACAAAGCCCGTCGTCCAGCGCCAGTCCGTCCCACCGCCACCTGCTGGCTCCCGGCCACCAGGACCACCGCCGCCTCCGCCCGCCTCCTTCCCTGCCCCGGCCTTCGTCGCCCCGGCACCAGATCCCGCTTTGCAAAAGCAAGCCGCAGAGCTCCGCGAGGAAATCGACAAACTCCGCCAGCAGCGTGATGCCGCACGCATCGACGCTGAGGTCGAGCAAAAACGCCGCGATGAGCTCCGCAGCCTCGATGCCACCCTCGATCTCCGTCGCAAAGAACTCGCCGACACCCAGACCACCCTCTCCACCGCGAAGTCCGAGTCCTCGGATCTCGCCAAGCAGCTCCAGGCCGCCCGCGTCGAGCTCGATGCCGCAAAAGCCGCCACCGCACGCCAGGATCAAGTCCGCCGTGATCTCTCCAATCTCGACAGCAAGCTCGACTCCACCCGCACCCTCCTCACCAAAGCTGAAAGCGACCTCGCCACGGCGCAAAAGTCACTCCACACCATGCACAGCGATGCGGAGGCCAAGCGCCACGCCGCCATCGCCGCCACGGAGGCCAAGCTCACCGCACTCGCCACCCAGATCGTCGCCGCAGAGACTCGTTTCACCGAATTGAGCAGTCAAAACAGCGCCGCATCTGCCGCCGCGCTCAATTTCCAGCAACTCACAGATAAGACCAAGTCGCTCGAATCATCCCTCACCGCAAAGAGCGACGAAATCGCCAGCGCCGATCAAAAACTCGCCGCACTCACGGCTCAAATCACTGCCACTGAGGAAAAGCTCACTTCCCTCACCCGCCGCACCGCAGAGGCAGAAAAATCCGAGGCCGACATCCTCGCCAAACGCAGCACCGAGCTCCAGACACTCGAAACACGCCTCGCCGCCAAACAGGACGAGCTCTCCACACTCACCCGCCAACTCGCTGAAAAGAACACCGAGTCCGCCACCCGCTCCACCCAGCTCGATCAGCTCACCGCTTCCGTCGCGGAGACCGACTCACAGCGCAAAAACGCCGCAGAAACCTTAACTCGCCTCACCGCAGACATCTCCACCGCCGAGCAAAAACTCGCCGCACTCACAGCCAGCACCACCGAGGCACAAAAATCCGAATCGGAGCTCAAATCCAAGCGCAGCGCAGAAGTCCAAGCGCTCGAAGCCCAGCTCGCCACCCAGCAAAACGAGCTCGCACGCCTCGCAGAAGCTCACCGCGCAAAAACCGCCGAAACCCAGACCGCAGAGGCCCGCTCGCGTGAGCTCGAAAAGCAGCTCGGCAGCCTCGAAGCCACTTTAAAGACCAAACAGACCGATCTCGCCGCCCTCGAAGCACGCAGCACCGAGGCCGCCACCGCCGCCGAAAAACTCGCCGGGCTCCAAAGCCAGATCACCAGCTCCGAAAAACACCTCGCAGACCTCGCTCGCCGCACCTCCGAAGCACAAAAAACCGACGCAGAGGTCCAATCCAAGCGCAGCGCAGAAGTCCAAGCGCTCGAAGCCCAGCTCGCCACCCAGCAAAACGAGCTCGCACGCCTTGCAGAAGATCACCGCGCAAAAACCGCCGAAACCCAGACCGCAGAGACCCGCTCGCGTGAGCTCGAAAAGCAGCTCAGCAGCCTCGAAGCCACTTTAAAGACCAAACAGACCGATCTCGCCGCTCTCGAAGCACGCAGCACCGAGGCCGCCACCGCCGCAGAAAAACTCGCCGGACTCCAAAGCCAGATCACCAGCTCGGAGGCACGCCTCGCAGACCTCGCTCGCCGCACCTCCGAAGCACAAAAATCCGACGCAGAAGTCCAATCCAAGCGCAGCGCAGAAGTCCACGCCCTCAACAGCCAACTCGTCAGCAAGCAGACCGATCTCAGCAATCTCGACAAAAAACTCGCCGAGCTCACCACCACTCTCAAAAACACCGAGAGCGCCATCACCCGCCGCGAGGACGAATCCGCCGCCGCTGCACAGAAACTCACCTCGCTCGCCGCCCAGATCACTGCTTCCGAGCAAAAAGCAGCCGCCCTCTCCGAAGTCGAAAAACGCCTCACCGACCTCCAAGCAAAACTCCAATCCACCGAGGCCACGCTCACCCTCAAAAACACCGAGGCCACTGCAGCAGAAAAAACTCACCGAGCTGCAAACACGCACTGCCCAAGCAGAGCAAAAAAGCGCTGCATTGGCCGCATCCGAGGAAAAACTCGCCTCCCTCACCCCACAGCTCGAAACACTCCGCGCCACCCTTTCTCAAACCGAGACCACTCTCGCTCAACGTAG